From the genome of Micromonospora lupini:
CTCCTCGGCCTCGACCTGGCGGATCCAGTCCGCCCTGGTGGAGCGCCAACTCTCGTCGTCCGTGCCGCGCCGCCAGTAGCCGGAGGTGGATAGCCGGTCGACGGGCACGTCCCGCTCGCCGCGCCAGCGTGCGGACCGCGTCCGCCAGCGCGACTCCGGCGTCAGACCGGTTCGGCGAGACGGGCGATGACGCGACGTAGCTGCTCGGCGTAGGCGTGGAGGAACTCCGGTGAGTCGGCGGCGAGACCGGTCATCCGGCGGGCAACCTGGGGCAGCACCGTCGGCGCCAGTGTCGCCGCGAAGAGCAGCACCTGGACGTACGCGGGGTCCAAGTCGGCGGCGAGCTCACCGGTCTGCTGCCGGCGGCGCATGTCGTCGACCATCGCGGCGAAGTAGGCGTCGGTCAACGGGTCGGTATCCGGGTCGGTGGGCGCCTCGGAGCGGGTGAGCCCCTCCCAGGCGAGCAGCCGCGCCCACGACCGCTGCGGCTCACCTGGGGTGAGGAACCCGCTCACGATCTCCGCCAACGGCAGGTCCGGTCGGGCGGCGCCGTTTGTCGTCTCCCATTTGCGCTGAAGGGCCCGGTAGAGGCCCTCCTTGCCGTCGAAGTAGTACGAGATCAGCTGCTGGTTGACCCCGGCGCGGGCGGCGATCGTGCCAGTCCGGGCACCG
Proteins encoded in this window:
- a CDS encoding TetR/AcrR family transcriptional regulator, whose product is MGKPRRSPSGEQRKRDPERTRERILDAAFIEFSEHGFAGARTGTIAARAGVNQQLISYYFDGKEGLYRALQRKWETTNGAARPDLPLAEIVSGFLTPGEPQRSWARLLAWEGLTRSEAPTDPDTDPLTDAYFAAMVDDMRRRQQTGELAADLDPAYVQVLLFAATLAPTVLPQVARRMTGLAADSPEFLHAYAEQLRRVIARLAEPV